Genomic segment of Kibdelosporangium phytohabitans:
CCGATGTCGAGGCGAAAAAGTCGTTGCCCTTGTCGTCGACCACGATGAACGCGGGGAAGTCCTCGACCTCGATCTTCCACACGGCTTCCATGCCGAGTTCCGGGTACTCCAGCACGTCGACCTTGCGGATGCAGTCCTTGGCCAGCCGCGCGGCCGGGCCGCCGATCGAACCGAGGTAGAAGCCACCGTGCGACTGGCACGCGTCCGTCACCTGACCGGACCGGTTTCCCTTGGCCAGCATGACAAGCGAGCCACCGGCTGCCTGGAACTGCTCCACGTAGGAGTCCATCCGGCCCGCTGTGGTCGGCCCGAACGAACCGGACGCGTAACCCTCCGGTGTCTTGGCCGGGCCCGCGTAGTACACCGGGTGGTCCTTCATGTACTGCGGCATCGGCTCGCCCGCGTCGAGCCGCTCCTTGATCTTCGCGTGCGCGATGTCACGGGCGACCACGAGCGGGCCCGTCAGCGAAAGCCTTGTCTTGACCGGAAGTTTGGACAGGGTCTCGCGGATCTCGGCCATCGGGCGGGTCAGGTCGATCCGCACGACCTCCGCCGACAGGTCCTCGCCTTCCACCTCCGGCAGGAACTGCGCGGGGTCCCGCTCGAGCTGCTCGATGAACACGCCGTCGGCGGTGATCTTCGCTTTAGCCTGGCGGTCGGCGGAACAGGACACCGCGATACCGACCGGGCAGGACGCGCCGTGCCGGGGCAGCCGGATCACGCGCACGTCGTGGCAGAAGTACTTGCCGCCGAACTGCGCGCCGATCCCGAACTGCCGGGTCATCTCCAGCACCTGCTGCTCGAGGTCGACGTCGCGGAACCCGTGGCCGAGCGCCGATCCGGCACGCGGCAGGGTGTCCAGGTATCGCGCGGACGCGAGCTTCGCCGTCTTCAGGTTGTGCTCCGCGGACAGACCACCGACCACGATCGCGAGGTGGTACGGCGGGCACGCGGCGGTGCCGAGGCTGCGCAGCTTCTCGTCGAGGAACTTCGCCAGCCGGTTCGGGTTCAGGACGGCTTTGGTCTCCTGGTACAGGAAAGTCTTGTTGGCGCTGCCGCCGCCCTTGGCCATGAACAGGAAGTCGTAACGCGGGTCCGTGCCGGGCGCGTTGTAGAGCTCGACCTGTGCGGGCAGGTTCGTGCCGGTGTTGCGCTCGTCCCAGAACGTCACCGGGGACATCTGCGAGTACCGCAGGTTGAGCTGCTGGTACGCCTCGAACACGCCCCTTGAGAGGGCTTCTTCGTCTGTGCCGCCGGTGAGCACACCCTCGGTGCGCTTGCCGATCACGATGGCCGTGCCGGTGTCCTGGCACATCGGCAGGATGCCGCCGGCCGAGATGCACGCGTTGCGCA
This window contains:
- a CDS encoding fumarate hydratase, which codes for MTTTSFQYTDVLPLAPDTTTEYRLVTSEGVRVVEAAGRKFLEVDPHVLTVLAQEAIKDIQHLLRPSHLAQLRAIIDDPEASGNDRFVAMDLLRNACISAGGILPMCQDTGTAIVIGKRTEGVLTGGTDEEALSRGVFEAYQQLNLRYSQMSPVTFWDERNTGTNLPAQVELYNAPGTDPRYDFLFMAKGGGSANKTFLYQETKAVLNPNRLAKFLDEKLRSLGTAACPPYHLAIVVGGLSAEHNLKTAKLASARYLDTLPRAGSALGHGFRDVDLEQQVLEMTRQFGIGAQFGGKYFCHDVRVIRLPRHGASCPVGIAVSCSADRQAKAKITADGVFIEQLERDPAQFLPEVEGEDLSAEVVRIDLTRPMAEIRETLSKLPVKTRLSLTGPLVVARDIAHAKIKERLDAGEPMPQYMKDHPVYYAGPAKTPEGYASGSFGPTTAGRMDSYVEQFQAAGGSLVMLAKGNRSGQVTDACQSHGGFYLGSIGGPAARLAKDCIRKVDVLEYPELGMEAVWKIEVEDFPAFIVVDDKGNDFFASTSAPTLQISFRK